In a single window of the Colius striatus isolate bColStr4 chromosome 21, bColStr4.1.hap1, whole genome shotgun sequence genome:
- the UBIAD1 gene encoding ubiA prenyltransferase domain-containing protein 1 isoform X2, whose protein sequence is MGPEDLAQKISINAESLRGSERNDFGTTLAGAERVPPSTWRQKCAAYVLALRPWSFSASLTPVALGSALAYRAEGALDPGLLVGSAVTVLAVHGAGNLVNTYYDFSKGIDHKKSDDRTLVDRILEPQDVVRFGVFLYTVGCICAAGLYAVSTLKLEHLALIYFGGLSSSFLYTGGIGFKYVALGDVVILITFGPLAVMFAHAVQVGYLSVSPLLYAIPLALSTEAILHSNNTRDMESDRQAGIVTLAILIGPAFSYILYTVLLFLPYLIFCVLATRYTISMALPLLTIPMAFSLERQFRSQNFNKIPQRTAKLNLLLGLFYVFGITLAPDAALPKL, encoded by the exons CTGGCGCAGAAGATCAGTATTAACGCCGAGAGCCTCCGAGGGAGCGAGAGGAACGACTTCGGCACCACGCTGGCGGGCGCTGAAAGGGTCCCCCCCAGCACCTGGAGGCAGAAGTGTGCGGCCTATGTGCTGGCCCTTAGACCCTGGAGTTTCAGTGCTTCCCTCACCCCCGTAGCCCTCGGCAGTGCTCTGGCGTACCgggctgagggagccctagaCCCAGGGCTGTTGGTGGGAAGCGCTGTGACCGTCCTGGCTGTGCACGGAGCTGGAAACTTGGTGAATACCTACTATGACTTCTCCAAGGGCATTGATCACAAGAAGAGTGATGACAGGACTTTGGTGGACCGGATTTTGGAGCCTCAGGACGTAGTCCGGTTTGGAGTCTTCCTTTATACTGTGGGCTGTATTTGTGCTGCTGGGCTCTATGCTGTCTCAACGCTCAAGCTGGAGCACCTGGCCCTGATTTACTTTGGAGGACTTTCCAGCTCCTTTCTTTATACTGGAG GAATTGGATTTAAATATGTTGCACTTGGAGACGTGGTGATCCTGATCACCTTTGGGCCCCTGGCTGTCATGTTTGCCCATGCTGTGCAGGTTGGTTATCTGTCTGTCTCGCCACTGCTCTACGCTATCCCACTAGCTCTGAGTACTGAGGCCATCCTGCACAGCAACAACACTCGAGACATGGAGTCTGACCGGCAGGCGGGTATTGTCACCTTGGCTATCCTCATCGGCCCTGCGTTCTCCTATATTCTCTACACTGTGCTGCTCTTCTTGCCTTACCTGATTTTCTGTGTGCTGGCCACACGCTATACCATCAGCATGGCATTGCCACTACTCACCATCCCAATGGCATTTTCACTGGAAAGGCAGTTTCGGAGTCAGAACTTCAACAAAATTCCTCAGCGGACAGCCAAACTCAATCTCCTCTTGGGGCTTTTCTATGTTTTTGGTATTACGCTAGCACCAGATGCTGCTCTGCCCAAATTGTAA
- the UBIAD1 gene encoding ubiA prenyltransferase domain-containing protein 1 isoform X1 codes for MVRVALQMCPATRDHAGTAVVRRSGEESMGPEDLAQKISINAESLRGSERNDFGTTLAGAERVPPSTWRQKCAAYVLALRPWSFSASLTPVALGSALAYRAEGALDPGLLVGSAVTVLAVHGAGNLVNTYYDFSKGIDHKKSDDRTLVDRILEPQDVVRFGVFLYTVGCICAAGLYAVSTLKLEHLALIYFGGLSSSFLYTGGIGFKYVALGDVVILITFGPLAVMFAHAVQVGYLSVSPLLYAIPLALSTEAILHSNNTRDMESDRQAGIVTLAILIGPAFSYILYTVLLFLPYLIFCVLATRYTISMALPLLTIPMAFSLERQFRSQNFNKIPQRTAKLNLLLGLFYVFGITLAPDAALPKL; via the exons CTGGCGCAGAAGATCAGTATTAACGCCGAGAGCCTCCGAGGGAGCGAGAGGAACGACTTCGGCACCACGCTGGCGGGCGCTGAAAGGGTCCCCCCCAGCACCTGGAGGCAGAAGTGTGCGGCCTATGTGCTGGCCCTTAGACCCTGGAGTTTCAGTGCTTCCCTCACCCCCGTAGCCCTCGGCAGTGCTCTGGCGTACCgggctgagggagccctagaCCCAGGGCTGTTGGTGGGAAGCGCTGTGACCGTCCTGGCTGTGCACGGAGCTGGAAACTTGGTGAATACCTACTATGACTTCTCCAAGGGCATTGATCACAAGAAGAGTGATGACAGGACTTTGGTGGACCGGATTTTGGAGCCTCAGGACGTAGTCCGGTTTGGAGTCTTCCTTTATACTGTGGGCTGTATTTGTGCTGCTGGGCTCTATGCTGTCTCAACGCTCAAGCTGGAGCACCTGGCCCTGATTTACTTTGGAGGACTTTCCAGCTCCTTTCTTTATACTGGAG GAATTGGATTTAAATATGTTGCACTTGGAGACGTGGTGATCCTGATCACCTTTGGGCCCCTGGCTGTCATGTTTGCCCATGCTGTGCAGGTTGGTTATCTGTCTGTCTCGCCACTGCTCTACGCTATCCCACTAGCTCTGAGTACTGAGGCCATCCTGCACAGCAACAACACTCGAGACATGGAGTCTGACCGGCAGGCGGGTATTGTCACCTTGGCTATCCTCATCGGCCCTGCGTTCTCCTATATTCTCTACACTGTGCTGCTCTTCTTGCCTTACCTGATTTTCTGTGTGCTGGCCACACGCTATACCATCAGCATGGCATTGCCACTACTCACCATCCCAATGGCATTTTCACTGGAAAGGCAGTTTCGGAGTCAGAACTTCAACAAAATTCCTCAGCGGACAGCCAAACTCAATCTCCTCTTGGGGCTTTTCTATGTTTTTGGTATTACGCTAGCACCAGATGCTGCTCTGCCCAAATTGTAA